One Sagittula stellata E-37 genomic window carries:
- a CDS encoding tetratricopeptide repeat-containing sulfotransferase family protein, with product MTPQQMKAQFAQAQAMIRTDRPEEALALLTPLLMPSGGAPEIRFQMARALDLIGDTDASAKALDDVLKARPGEASVREAAIRAHTRLGHEDRVRTLYDEAIRADPKAIKPRADKAQYLQQIGDFDGAETILRRLLKQSPHETELYRMLLAGIKPKAGDPLVRAMKKLWTDPRLNDQGRMQLGFALAKAAEDTGQTDRVFGYLDAANAAQARLAPFDAAARDTEWAAYARAQDDLTPPASTKPLPLRPVFVTGMPRSGTTLVEQIIGAHSQAVAGGETGHALREAVRLFGPAEKMPALSEMNAVDLDRWASAYRRGVRRDTGAVSGVVTDKSIRCQLIFGLIAKGLPDARIIVVHRDPRDIALSIYKNHFRLGTHRYANDLGAIAAEIKAFRAQVDHWRDRLPVPIHDIRYEDLVADAEGQSRGLIAAAGLDWEDACLTFHKQAGKVKTLSLAQVRQPIHAGRREAWRKYESELAPFLDAWGDEPWD from the coding sequence ATGACCCCGCAGCAGATGAAGGCGCAGTTCGCGCAGGCCCAGGCGATGATCCGGACCGACCGGCCCGAAGAGGCGCTGGCGCTGCTGACCCCCCTGCTGATGCCCTCCGGCGGCGCGCCGGAAATCCGTTTCCAGATGGCGCGCGCGCTGGATCTGATCGGCGACACCGATGCCTCCGCCAAAGCTCTGGATGACGTACTGAAAGCCCGCCCCGGCGAAGCGTCCGTGCGCGAGGCGGCGATCCGCGCGCATACCCGGCTGGGCCACGAAGACCGCGTGCGCACCCTTTACGACGAGGCGATCAGGGCGGATCCGAAGGCGATCAAGCCGCGGGCGGACAAGGCGCAGTATCTTCAGCAGATCGGCGATTTCGACGGGGCAGAGACGATCCTGCGCCGCCTCCTGAAGCAATCCCCGCACGAAACCGAACTTTACCGGATGCTTCTCGCCGGGATCAAACCGAAGGCCGGCGATCCGCTTGTCCGCGCGATGAAGAAGCTATGGACCGACCCGCGCCTGAACGATCAGGGTCGGATGCAGCTTGGCTTTGCGCTGGCGAAGGCGGCTGAGGACACGGGCCAAACGGACCGCGTCTTCGGCTACCTCGATGCCGCGAACGCCGCGCAGGCCCGGCTGGCGCCCTTCGATGCCGCGGCGCGCGATACGGAGTGGGCGGCCTATGCCCGCGCGCAGGACGACCTGACACCGCCCGCCAGCACAAAGCCCCTACCCCTGCGCCCGGTCTTTGTCACCGGCATGCCCCGGTCGGGCACAACCCTCGTGGAACAGATCATCGGCGCGCATTCGCAGGCGGTGGCGGGGGGCGAAACGGGGCATGCCCTGCGCGAAGCCGTGCGCCTTTTCGGACCTGCGGAAAAGATGCCTGCGCTGTCGGAAATGAACGCGGTCGACCTCGACCGCTGGGCCTCGGCCTATCGGCGCGGGGTGCGGCGCGACACCGGCGCGGTCAGCGGCGTGGTGACCGACAAGTCGATCCGTTGCCAGCTGATCTTCGGCCTGATCGCAAAGGGCCTGCCGGACGCACGCATCATCGTCGTGCATCGCGATCCGCGCGACATCGCGCTGTCGATCTACAAGAACCACTTCCGCCTTGGCACACACCGCTACGCCAACGACCTCGGCGCCATTGCCGCCGAGATCAAGGCGTTTCGCGCGCAGGTCGACCACTGGCGCGACCGCCTGCCCGTACCGATCCACGACATCCGCTACGAAGACCTTGTCGCCGACGCGGAAGGACAATCGCGCGGACTGATCGCCGCGGCGGGGCTGGACTGGGAAGACGCCTGCCTCACGTTCCACAAGCAGGCGGGCAAGGTGAAAACGCTGAGCCTCGCACAGGTGCGGCAACCGATTCACGCCGGACGACGCGAGGCGTGGCGGAAATACGAAAGCGAACTGGCGCCATTTCTGGACGCCTGGGGAGACGAACCATGGGACTGA
- a CDS encoding YggS family pyridoxal phosphate-dependent enzyme: protein MGLNDIRTRVETACKAANRDPAEVKLIAVSKVQPLERVEAVLEEGHRLFGENRVQEAAGKWPDFRERFEGVDVHLIGPLQSNKARQAMDLFDAIHSVDRPKLANAIARLAQEMGQCPDLFIQVNTGEEDQKAGVLPKEADAFIAECRGLDLPVAGLMCIPPVEETPSLHFALLAKIAARNGLTGLSMGMSADFEEAIALGATHVRVGSAIFGERVTT, encoded by the coding sequence ATGGGACTGAACGACATCCGCACCCGCGTGGAGACCGCCTGCAAGGCCGCAAACCGCGACCCCGCCGAGGTCAAGCTGATCGCGGTCAGCAAGGTGCAGCCGCTGGAACGGGTAGAAGCCGTGCTGGAAGAAGGCCATCGCCTCTTCGGCGAGAACCGCGTGCAGGAGGCTGCGGGCAAATGGCCCGACTTCCGCGAACGCTTTGAGGGCGTCGACGTGCACCTGATCGGCCCGCTCCAGTCGAACAAGGCGCGGCAGGCGATGGACCTGTTCGACGCGATCCATTCCGTCGACCGCCCGAAACTCGCCAACGCCATCGCCCGCCTGGCGCAGGAGATGGGCCAGTGCCCCGACCTCTTCATCCAGGTGAACACCGGCGAGGAAGACCAGAAGGCCGGCGTCCTGCCGAAGGAGGCCGACGCCTTCATCGCGGAATGCCGCGGGCTGGATCTGCCGGTCGCGGGCCTGATGTGCATCCCCCCGGTGGAGGAAACGCCTTCGCTGCACTTCGCACTTCTGGCGAAGATCGCCGCGCGAAACGGGCTGACCGGCCTATCGATGGGGATGAGCGCCGACTTCGAAGAAGCGATCGCCCTCGGCGCGACGCATGTGCGTGTCGGCTCCGCCATCTTCGGAGAGCGTGTCACCACCTGA
- a CDS encoding porin, with translation MKKILFASTALVAFAGAAAAEVTVTGAAEMGIVGGNRYATASNTDGVTQFWTDVDVTFTMSGEADNGLTFGTKVKFEEAAGGIATQTEDDFAVWIAYGNARLDMGDTDGAFDWAMQEMNLAAGSIDDSETEHPGFNGNAGFDGHEDGQIARFTYTFGDFAAALSAEIDDDPNAQAIAPSVNPDSDDDVVWGLGFKYSGDLGGTKMNVGLGYQDQNDFGSLIGLSVDATLASGFKVGASYSEMDPDSNIASDNVTHTAIGFGYEMNALSIGLNYGKYENFDKMSGTYGSAAESDGYGLAVAYDLGGGLAVQFGYGVGDSTTAAGVDSDWDSYSLGLAMSF, from the coding sequence ATGAAAAAGATCCTGTTCGCGTCCACCGCTCTGGTCGCATTCGCAGGCGCAGCCGCGGCAGAAGTGACTGTCACCGGTGCTGCCGAAATGGGTATCGTTGGCGGCAACCGCTACGCGACCGCTTCCAACACCGATGGCGTCACCCAGTTCTGGACCGACGTTGACGTGACCTTTACCATGTCCGGTGAAGCCGACAACGGCCTGACCTTCGGCACCAAGGTGAAGTTCGAAGAAGCAGCCGGCGGTATCGCAACCCAAACCGAAGACGACTTCGCAGTCTGGATCGCATACGGCAACGCTCGCCTCGACATGGGCGACACCGACGGTGCATTCGACTGGGCCATGCAGGAAATGAACCTGGCAGCCGGCTCCATCGACGACTCCGAGACCGAGCACCCGGGCTTCAACGGCAACGCCGGCTTCGACGGTCACGAAGATGGCCAGATCGCGCGCTTCACCTACACCTTCGGTGACTTCGCAGCCGCTCTGTCCGCAGAAATCGACGACGACCCGAACGCTCAGGCGATCGCACCGTCCGTCAACCCCGACTCCGACGACGACGTTGTCTGGGGCCTCGGCTTCAAATACTCCGGCGATCTCGGCGGCACCAAGATGAACGTTGGCCTGGGTTACCAGGACCAGAACGACTTCGGCTCGCTGATCGGTCTGTCGGTTGACGCAACCCTGGCTTCCGGCTTCAAGGTTGGCGCGTCCTACTCCGAAATGGACCCGGACTCCAACATCGCGTCCGACAACGTGACCCACACCGCAATCGGTTTCGGTTACGAGATGAACGCTCTGTCCATCGGCCTGAACTACGGTAAGTACGAGAACTTCGACAAAATGTCGGGCACCTACGGCTCCGCAGCTGAATCCGACGGTTACGGCCTCGCAGTCGCATACGACCTGGGTGGCGGTCTCGCAGTTCAGTTCGGCTACGGCGTGGGCGACTCCACCACCGCAGCTGGCGTCGACAGCGACTGGGACTCCTACTCGCTGGGTCTGGCAATGTCCTTCTAA
- a CDS encoding DUF3576 domain-containing protein, whose protein sequence is MSKRRVPSRILLGAGLVGIVLLQAGCGMGGQRTRQAAVNTPTNDEILAEINQREGAKGRSDSSIFDIFKPRGDQGQIGSVNKYLWNASLEVLNFLPIETVDPFTGVITTGYGTPPGGSQPYRATILVNDPALDARSLNVTLATRGGPASASTVRAIEDAILTRARQLRARDARL, encoded by the coding sequence ATGAGCAAGCGCAGAGTACCCTCGCGGATCCTGCTTGGGGCGGGCCTTGTCGGAATCGTTCTCCTGCAGGCAGGCTGCGGGATGGGCGGCCAGCGCACGCGTCAGGCGGCGGTGAATACGCCGACCAACGACGAGATCCTGGCCGAGATCAACCAGCGCGAAGGCGCCAAGGGCCGGTCGGACTCCTCGATCTTCGACATCTTCAAGCCGCGCGGCGATCAGGGCCAGATCGGGTCGGTCAACAAATACCTGTGGAACGCCTCGCTCGAAGTGCTGAATTTCCTGCCGATCGAAACGGTCGATCCCTTCACCGGCGTCATCACCACCGGCTACGGCACGCCCCCGGGGGGCAGCCAGCCCTACCGCGCCACGATCCTCGTGAACGACCCGGCGCTCGATGCGCGCTCTCTGAACGTGACGCTGGCAACCCGTGGCGGCCCGGCCTCGGCGTCCACCGTGCGCGCCATCGAAGACGCGATCCTCACCCGCGCACGGCAACTCCGCGCCCGCGACGCCCGTCTCTGA